The following proteins are co-located in the Mesorhizobium australicum WSM2073 genome:
- a CDS encoding BMP family ABC transporter substrate-binding protein: MKKLLIALMTTTAALSLAVSAEAADKLKACWVYTGPIGDFGYSYQHDQGRLEVEKALGDKVETAYLENVSEGPDADRAFERLAREGCKIIFGTSFGFMDAEVKVAKKFPKVMFEHATGYKTGDNLGIYNARFYEGRYVLGQIAAKESKSGVAGYIVSFPIPEVVMGINSFMLGAQSINPNFKAKIVWVNSWFDPGKEADAAKALFDQGADIIVQHTDSTAALQVAEERKLHGFGQSSDMIKFAPNAQLTSLTDEWGPYYISRVQAAIDGTWKPDNVWLGIKDGAVKLAPYTNMPDDVKAMAEATEKKIAGGWNPFTGPIAKQDGSAWLKDGEVADDGTLLGMNFYVKGVDDKLPQ; this comes from the coding sequence ATGAAAAAACTGCTTATTGCCCTGATGACGACGACAGCGGCTTTGTCGCTGGCCGTGTCCGCGGAGGCAGCCGACAAGTTGAAGGCCTGCTGGGTCTACACCGGCCCGATCGGCGATTTTGGCTATTCCTACCAGCACGACCAGGGACGCCTCGAGGTCGAGAAGGCGCTCGGCGACAAGGTCGAGACTGCTTACCTGGAAAACGTCTCCGAAGGCCCCGATGCCGATCGCGCTTTCGAGCGCCTGGCGCGCGAAGGCTGCAAGATCATCTTCGGCACCTCGTTCGGCTTCATGGACGCCGAAGTGAAGGTCGCCAAGAAGTTTCCCAAGGTGATGTTCGAGCACGCCACCGGCTACAAGACCGGGGACAATCTCGGCATCTACAATGCCCGCTTCTATGAAGGCCGCTACGTGCTCGGCCAGATCGCCGCCAAGGAATCGAAGTCCGGCGTCGCCGGCTACATCGTCTCCTTCCCGATCCCGGAAGTGGTGATGGGGATCAACTCCTTCATGCTCGGCGCGCAGTCGATCAATCCGAACTTCAAGGCCAAGATCGTCTGGGTCAATTCGTGGTTCGATCCGGGCAAGGAAGCCGACGCCGCCAAGGCGCTGTTCGACCAGGGCGCCGACATCATCGTCCAGCACACCGACTCGACCGCGGCCCTGCAGGTGGCCGAGGAGCGCAAGCTGCACGGCTTCGGCCAGTCGTCCGACATGATCAAGTTCGCGCCCAACGCGCAGCTGACCTCGCTGACGGACGAATGGGGTCCGTATTATATCAGCCGCGTGCAGGCGGCCATCGACGGCACCTGGAAGCCGGACAATGTCTGGCTCGGCATCAAGGACGGCGCGGTCAAGCTCGCGCCCTACACCAACATGCCCGACGACGTTAAGGCGATGGCCGAAGCGACCGAAAAGAAGATCGCCGGAGGCTGGAACCCCTTCACCGGGCCGATCGCCAAGCAGGACGGCTCGGCATGGCTGAAGGACGGCGAGGTCGCCGACGACGGCACGCTGCTCGGCATGAATTTCTACGTCAAGGGCGTCGACGACAAGTTGCCGCAATAA
- a CDS encoding IS1182 family transposase (programmed frameshift) — MLKRPAPEQTALEMVTLDQLVPADHLLRKIDRAIDFSFIHDLTAPLYCADNGRPPLGPTLMFKALFVGYLFGVRSERQLVREIEVNVAYRWFLRLKLTDKVFDASTLSQNRRRRYQDETIAQGIFDRIVEQAIRHGLVDGTVLYTDSTHLKANANKNRFDLAVVAKSRADYWEALDAAIEEDRAQHGKKPLKNKERQPAEKQTKVSRTDPDSGYMVRDGKPKGFFYLDHRTVDAAHAIITDTYATPANVHDSIVYLGRLDRQRQRFGFQVGAVGLDAGYATAGIAKGLEDRDILGVTGYRNPTPPKPGMMRKTAFAYEPDLDGYRCPQGQLLSYATTDRNGYRQYRSDPAICQACPLLASCTTNAAATRTITRHVWQDARERIDANRLTGWGKLIYRRRKETVERSFADAKQLHGHRYARFRSHVRVACQCLIAAAAQNIKKIALCLWPKSKPGLA; from the exons ATGTTGAAGCGACCCGCCCCCGAACAGACCGCGCTCGAGATGGTAACGTTGGATCAGCTTGTTCCTGCTGATCATCTGTTGCGCAAGATCGACCGCGCGATCGACTTTTCCTTCATCCACGATCTGACCGCGCCGCTGTACTGTGCCGACAATGGCCGGCCGCCTTTGG GACCGACCTTGATGTTCAAGGCGCTGTTCGTGGGCTACCTGTTCGGGGTTCGCTCGGAACGCCAGTTGGTGCGCGAGATCGAGGTCAACGTCGCCTATCGCTGGTTCTTGCGGCTGAAGCTGACGGACAAGGTGTTCGACGCCTCGACGCTGTCGCAGAACCGGCGCCGGCGGTATCAGGACGAGACCATCGCGCAGGGTATCTTCGACCGGATCGTCGAGCAGGCGATCCGGCATGGGCTTGTCGACGGCACGGTGCTCTACACGGACAGTACGCATCTCAAGGCCAACGCCAACAAGAACCGCTTCGACCTCGCGGTGGTGGCCAAGTCGCGCGCCGACTACTGGGAGGCGCTGGATGCCGCAATCGAGGAAGACCGCGCCCAGCACGGCAAGAAGCCGCTGAAGAACAAGGAGCGCCAGCCTGCCGAGAAGCAGACCAAGGTCTCGCGTACCGATCCCGACAGTGGCTACATGGTACGCGACGGCAAGCCGAAGGGTTTCTTCTATCTCGACCACCGCACGGTGGATGCCGCCCATGCCATCATCACCGACACCTATGCCACGCCGGCCAACGTGCATGACTCGATCGTCTATTTGGGCCGCCTCGACCGGCAGCGCCAACGCTTTGGCTTCCAGGTGGGGGCGGTTGGGCTCGATGCGGGATATGCGACCGCCGGCATCGCCAAGGGTTTGGAGGACCGCGACATCCTCGGCGTCACCGGCTATCGCAATCCAACACCGCCAAAGCCCGGCATGATGAGGAAGACAGCCTTCGCCTATGAGCCGGACCTGGATGGCTATCGCTGCCCGCAAGGCCAGCTTCTCAGCTACGCCACCACCGATCGCAATGGCTACCGCCAATACAGGAGCGACCCGGCCATCTGTCAGGCCTGCCCGCTGCTGGCTTCCTGCACGACCAACGCCGCCGCGACACGCACCATCACCCGTCATGTCTGGCAAGATGCGCGAGAGCGCATCGACGCCAATCGCCTTACCGGCTGGGGCAAGCTTATCTATCGCCGCCGCAAGGAGACCGTCGAGCGCTCCTTCGCGGACGCCAAGCAACTGCATGGCCACCGCTACGCCCGTTTCCGAAGTCACGTTCGCGTCGCCTGCCAGTGCCTGATCGCAGCCGCGGCTCAGAACATCAAGAAAATCGCCCTTTGCCTGTGGCCAAAGTCAAAGCCAGGCCTCGCCTGA